The Deinococcus apachensis DSM 19763 genome includes a region encoding these proteins:
- a CDS encoding VOC family protein — protein MGRAGRATGRGCAALNYRPREEPEADWAVLVPRAGAGVQLALKLVTSEAKTHRRHHLDLYAGNQAAEVERLLGLGAERVEWRYEPGADYVVLADPDGNRFCVVQKAE, from the coding sequence GTGGGGCGTGCGGGACGTGCCACGGGCCGTGGGTGTGCCGCGCTCAACTACCGCCCGCGCGAGGAGCCGGAGGCCGACTGGGCGGTGCTCGTGCCGCGGGCGGGTGCGGGCGTGCAGCTTGCCCTTAAACTCGTCACGTCGGAGGCGAAGACGCACCGCAGGCACCACCTCGACCTCTACGCCGGAAACCAGGCGGCGGAGGTTGAGCGGCTGCTGGGGCTCGGTGCCGAGCGGGTGGAGTGGCGTTACGAGCCGGGAGCGGATTACGTCGTCCTCGCCGATCCTGACGGCAACCGTTTCTGTGTAGTGCAGAAGGCTGAGTAG
- a CDS encoding primosomal protein N', which produces MTPPGSSPFPVPWRVVVPLPVPALDYAAPHGRGGAVPLGCRVLVPWRGDLTVGLVVGEGDPHGAHRLREVVHVLDDEEGPWVPPATVEAVTAWARDARLPAGLVWGDLLGVGWSVRYEHRVRAVEGADLGAFARRVPGPGWTDAAGFSPALLDAIREQGLLEEAFRPVPRTRGVVRARPLAAVPAAARQVTMLRAAPEAPATLTPKGRVAWTWLAEHGPQDSLSAWARGVGVSAGVVSGVLNVGGAGYVAEDAPPPPAWEWLRANGPVESLSAWANGATADGVPLSPTQAGTLAARGWAATVQEPAPPPPMPESGTPWTTSEPDRLPEVPAWRLHGGRPASRFRTLAPRLLRLLAQGRGVLVLAPDHATLRRAWEGLSGLAATAGTRAVQISGGLNEVQREYAWGLVRSDRARLVIGSYLALAAPLADPALVVVLEEGSDAYKLPAGSQAFIPDVAARVASRQGATLALIGSAPAAESVPLPGAVLPPPRARVHVVDYANPPEQPELGPLSGVHLTPGDLGYPVSHDLARLLRQVQERGRQAALLAPRRGYSALLRCPSCEHTPGCRNCDVPLRFHQETRQLTCHQCGYHESIPDRCDRCGERMWKARGPGTEWIAQTVEKLAPGLPVYRCDRDRQDDLSPLYAGESGVVVGTQLLLSQEAPPNLALIGVTLADTWLNISDFRASERYHRLLRQLGEWHPDRAPLLVVQTFQADHPALKVMVEGRDALAYPAAEERARAALGYPPHARLAQVEVAARDPVRAKVAAQEVFEALHGAGATTGEVLGPAPSPVARLRGVYPYHLLLRARDDKRLAQLLSTLDRSWKARVRVDVNPRGGL; this is translated from the coding sequence GTGACCCCGCCCGGCTCCTCCCCCTTCCCGGTGCCCTGGCGGGTGGTGGTGCCCCTGCCCGTCCCGGCGCTCGACTACGCCGCGCCGCACGGCCGCGGGGGCGCGGTGCCACTGGGTTGCCGGGTCCTGGTCCCCTGGCGGGGCGACCTTACCGTGGGTCTGGTCGTGGGCGAGGGGGACCCCCACGGCGCCCACCGCCTGCGTGAGGTCGTCCACGTCCTCGACGACGAGGAGGGGCCGTGGGTGCCTCCCGCTACCGTGGAGGCCGTCACCGCCTGGGCGCGGGACGCCCGCCTGCCCGCCGGACTCGTCTGGGGGGACCTCCTGGGCGTGGGTTGGAGCGTGCGGTACGAACACCGGGTCCGGGCCGTGGAGGGGGCTGACCTGGGTGCCTTCGCCCGCCGGGTGCCGGGGCCGGGCTGGACGGATGCGGCGGGGTTTTCCCCCGCTCTGCTGGACGCCATCCGTGAGCAGGGTCTGCTGGAGGAGGCGTTCCGGCCAGTGCCCCGAACGCGCGGTGTGGTGCGGGCGCGCCCGCTCGCCGCTGTTCCCGCCGCCGCCCGCCAGGTGACCATGCTGCGTGCCGCCCCGGAAGCCCCCGCCACCCTCACGCCCAAGGGCCGGGTCGCCTGGACGTGGCTCGCCGAGCATGGCCCGCAGGACAGCCTGAGCGCCTGGGCACGCGGGGTGGGCGTGAGCGCCGGGGTGGTCTCGGGCGTGCTGAACGTGGGCGGCGCTGGCTACGTGGCCGAGGACGCCCCCCCACCCCCCGCCTGGGAGTGGCTGCGGGCGAACGGCCCGGTCGAGTCGCTCAGTGCCTGGGCGAACGGCGCGACGGCGGACGGGGTGCCCCTCTCGCCCACGCAGGCGGGGACGCTGGCGGCACGGGGCTGGGCGGCCACGGTGCAGGAACCTGCACCCCCGCCCCCGATGCCCGAGTCGGGGACGCCCTGGACCACCTCCGAACCCGACCGCCTGCCGGAAGTCCCCGCGTGGCGGTTGCACGGCGGGCGGCCCGCCTCGCGCTTTCGCACCCTGGCGCCGCGCCTCCTCCGGCTGCTCGCGCAGGGACGGGGCGTCCTGGTCCTCGCGCCCGACCACGCGACGCTGCGCCGTGCCTGGGAGGGGCTGAGCGGTCTCGCCGCCACAGCGGGCACCCGCGCCGTCCAGATCAGCGGTGGGCTGAACGAGGTGCAGCGGGAGTACGCCTGGGGGCTCGTCCGTTCGGACCGGGCGCGATTGGTGATCGGGAGCTACCTCGCCCTGGCCGCGCCCCTCGCCGACCCCGCCCTGGTCGTCGTGCTCGAGGAGGGCAGCGACGCGTACAAGCTCCCGGCTGGGTCGCAGGCCTTCATCCCGGACGTGGCCGCGCGGGTGGCCTCCAGGCAGGGAGCCACGCTCGCCCTGATTGGCAGTGCCCCCGCCGCCGAGAGTGTCCCGTTGCCCGGCGCCGTGCTGCCCCCACCCCGCGCCCGGGTCCACGTGGTGGACTACGCCAACCCCCCCGAGCAGCCGGAACTCGGCCCGCTGTCGGGCGTCCACCTCACCCCCGGGGACCTGGGGTATCCGGTCAGCCACGACCTCGCGCGGCTGCTGCGGCAGGTGCAGGAGCGCGGAAGGCAAGCGGCCCTCCTCGCGCCCCGGCGGGGGTACTCGGCCCTGCTGCGCTGCCCGAGCTGCGAACACACGCCGGGGTGCCGTAACTGCGACGTGCCGCTGCGGTTTCATCAGGAGACGCGGCAACTCACCTGCCACCAGTGCGGCTACCACGAGAGCATCCCCGACCGCTGCGACCGCTGCGGCGAGCGGATGTGGAAGGCGCGCGGCCCCGGCACGGAATGGATCGCCCAGACAGTCGAGAAGCTCGCCCCCGGCCTGCCCGTCTACCGCTGCGACCGCGACCGCCAGGACGACCTGTCCCCCCTGTACGCCGGGGAGAGCGGCGTGGTCGTGGGCACCCAGCTTCTCCTCTCGCAGGAGGCGCCCCCCAACCTCGCCCTGATCGGCGTCACCCTGGCCGACACCTGGCTCAATATCTCCGACTTCCGCGCCTCCGAGCGCTATCACCGTCTGCTGCGTCAGCTCGGCGAGTGGCACCCCGACCGCGCCCCCCTGCTCGTCGTGCAGACCTTCCAGGCCGACCACCCCGCGCTCAAGGTGATGGTCGAGGGCCGCGACGCCCTCGCCTACCCCGCCGCCGAGGAGCGCGCTCGCGCCGCGCTGGGCTACCCGCCGCACGCCCGCCTCGCGCAGGTCGAGGTCGCCGCCCGCGACCCCGTGCGCGCGAAGGTGGCCGCGCAGGAGGTCTTCGAGGCCCTGCACGGGGCGGGGGCGACCACCGGGGAGGTGCTGGGTCCCGCCCCCAGCCCGGTCGCCCGCCTGCGCGGCGTGTACCCCTACCACCTCCTGCTGCGCGCCCGCGACGACAAGCGCCTGGCGCAACTGCTCTCCACCCTCGACCGCTCGTGGAAGGCGCGGGTCCGGGTGGACGTGAATCCCCGGGGGGGGCTGTAG
- a CDS encoding DMT family transporter codes for MTVAPTASTPPSPVRAGLGLALLAAVGFGTLGVWGKLAAQVGLDPFAALAWRFGLVALILLPLTGRGLSWRQRGPLLAVGLLYTVATTCYFAALDRITAGTTSLLLYLAPAFVILFGWLLGRRPDAPRLVAVALAALGLGLVIGIPGAGDRDPLGLGLAAGAGALYAAYLLASERWLSGVAPLASTGHMALVGGLSFAALSAGRGTLHVPTTPEQWGVILGMAALATLVAVPALYGAIARLGAARASLIGTLEPLFTVLLAALILAEPLRMGVLLGGALILAGAVLAQRRS; via the coding sequence GTGACTGTTGCGCCCACCGCCTCCACCCCGCCCTCTCCCGTTCGTGCAGGTCTGGGGCTGGCCCTGCTGGCGGCCGTGGGCTTCGGTACGCTGGGGGTGTGGGGCAAGCTCGCAGCGCAGGTGGGGCTGGACCCCTTCGCGGCGCTCGCCTGGCGTTTCGGGCTGGTCGCCCTGATCCTGCTTCCGCTGACGGGCCGGGGTCTGAGCTGGCGGCAGCGCGGGCCGCTGCTGGCGGTGGGTCTGCTCTACACCGTGGCGACGACCTGCTACTTCGCGGCGCTGGACCGCATCACGGCGGGCACGACGAGCCTGCTGCTCTACCTCGCGCCCGCGTTCGTGATCCTGTTCGGGTGGCTGCTGGGGCGGAGACCGGATGCCCCCCGTCTGGTCGCTGTGGCCTTGGCCGCCCTCGGGCTGGGGCTGGTCATCGGGATTCCGGGGGCGGGCGACCGCGACCCGCTGGGCCTGGGGCTGGCGGCGGGGGCGGGGGCGCTCTACGCCGCGTATCTGCTCGCCTCGGAGCGCTGGCTGTCCGGCGTGGCACCGCTGGCCTCGACGGGGCACATGGCGCTGGTCGGCGGCCTGTCCTTCGCGGCCCTCTCGGCAGGCCGGGGCACACTGCACGTCCCCACCACACCCGAGCAGTGGGGCGTCATCCTCGGCATGGCGGCGCTCGCCACGCTGGTCGCCGTTCCCGCCCTGTATGGGGCCATCGCGCGGCTGGGGGCAGCCCGCGCCAGCCTGATCGGCACGCTGGAGCCGCTGTTCACGGTGCTGCTCGCGGCGCTGATCCTCGCCGAGCCCCTGCGGATGGGCGTGCTGCTGGGCGGGGCGCTGATCCTGGCGGGCGCGGTGCTGGCGCAGCGGAGGTCGTGA
- a CDS encoding secondary thiamine-phosphate synthase enzyme YjbQ, translated as MWAQHDLRLRPFPRGFHLITREVVGAVPEFARVRVGLLHVFIAHTSASLALNENASPDVRRDFERFFNHLVPDGWREFEHTLEGPDDMAAHVKASLLGPSLTLPVREGRLALGTWQGIYLCEHREEGGGRRLVLTLQGEGG; from the coding sequence ATGTGGGCACAACACGACCTGCGGCTCAGGCCCTTTCCGCGCGGCTTTCACCTCATCACCCGGGAGGTGGTAGGGGCCGTCCCAGAATTCGCGCGGGTGAGAGTGGGCCTGCTCCACGTCTTCATCGCGCACACCTCCGCCAGCCTGGCACTGAACGAGAACGCCTCGCCGGATGTGCGGCGCGACTTCGAGCGGTTTTTCAACCACCTCGTCCCGGATGGGTGGCGGGAGTTCGAACACACGTTGGAGGGGCCGGACGACATGGCGGCGCATGTCAAGGCCAGCCTGCTCGGACCGTCGCTCACGCTGCCAGTGAGGGAAGGGCGGCTGGCGTTGGGGACGTGGCAGGGCATCTATCTGTGCGAGCACCGGGAGGAGGGGGGCGGGCGGCGGCTGGTGCTGACGCTTCAGGGGGAGGGGGGGTAG
- a CDS encoding VC0807 family protein gives MTAPQAPRPAARPKARPGIPKTVWDLVFTLVIPILILSPNMLGSGISVAELLGGGTTGNVRAYLIAALIPVAYVLIDLIVNRNVSPVALIGGAGAIFSGALAFWYVDGFWYAIKDSARSYLTGILFLLSALTSVPLFRVFLDAASIGEKPEDRAATQQAMRDATVHRGLVAGTVVFAVVDLIGGVVNSFVNYGRVTAKFGTDAFNAQVAEVNAIMRVPGMVISLIGVALAIWLVQSAVKRRYGAGASLLEPSKLAARMRERGEVGA, from the coding sequence ATGACCGCCCCGCAGGCTCCTCGCCCCGCCGCCCGTCCCAAAGCCCGCCCGGGCATTCCGAAAACCGTCTGGGACCTCGTCTTCACCCTCGTCATCCCCATCCTGATCCTGAGCCCGAACATGCTGGGGAGCGGGATCAGCGTGGCGGAGCTGCTGGGCGGGGGGACGACGGGCAATGTCCGGGCGTACCTGATCGCCGCGCTGATTCCCGTCGCCTACGTGCTGATCGACCTGATCGTGAACCGCAACGTCAGCCCGGTCGCCCTGATCGGCGGGGCGGGGGCGATCTTCAGCGGCGCGCTCGCCTTCTGGTATGTGGACGGCTTCTGGTACGCGATCAAGGACAGCGCCCGCTCCTACCTGACGGGCATCCTCTTCCTGCTCAGCGCCCTGACGAGCGTGCCCCTCTTCCGCGTCTTTCTCGACGCCGCCAGCATCGGCGAGAAGCCGGAGGACCGGGCGGCCACCCAGCAGGCGATGCGCGACGCGACCGTTCACAGAGGCCTGGTTGCGGGCACGGTCGTCTTCGCGGTCGTGGACCTGATCGGCGGCGTGGTGAACAGCTTCGTGAACTACGGGCGCGTGACGGCCAAGTTCGGCACCGACGCCTTCAACGCCCAGGTCGCCGAGGTGAACGCCATCATGCGCGTGCCCGGCATGGTCATCAGCCTAATCGGCGTGGCCCTCGCCATCTGGCTCGTGCAGTCGGCCGTGAAGCGCCGCTACGGGGCCGGGGCGAGCCTGCTGGAGCCCTCGAAGCTGGCCGCCAGGATGCGAGAGCGGGGGGAAGTCGGCGCGTAG
- a CDS encoding penicillin acylase family protein — translation MRGLGRLGRGLLWVVLLVLMAALGGVVWLKATSNPRVSGTMTLPGLSGPVTITRDAWGVPHIRAQASDEDAMFALGLVHWQDRAWQMDFQRRVSQGRLAEVLGEAALPQDRFLRTWGFYRAAQSALPALSERSRRMVRAYTAGVNAGMSQGKVAPEFRILGYTPEPWTDVDSIAWSKLMAYDLGGNYDDELLGTRVLKRLGKGGLDEVMPPYPQDGPTILSRDELGLGARAGETDTPRAILPDATLSALQAHLDAARTLGMDRVPGKGSNDWVIGGKRTASGKPILADDPHLALSSPMLWYLADVRGPTLRAIGASIPGLPGIVIGRNDRLAWGVTNMNPDVQDLYIEPATAKLTTRTEVIKVKGGRDVRLAVRESAHGPIVSDVGAGDLGPRVALKWTALQPGDTTFDAFLGLNYARNWGDFTAALEKYVAPSQNFVYADVDGNTGYYAPGRVPIRRGWDGSLPVPGDGSHEWTGYIPFARLPHTYNPADGLVVTANNKVVPGGYPYNLANIRNWAEPYRAERITDLLSAQPTGLTLDDVKRVQLDTVSLVWRDLKPLLLTTRPEGDLSRRALEMLRGWDGNQTTTSVPSTIFEAWLAELQAMAQDELGDGTRLNSLAVRNQLRQGGELCRDEADGQQDCAGELRSSLGRAVEKLAARLGPNPADWTYGKVHTVASNHRAFGGVKALAWLFNHSTPTNGGTNTVNVARPDPDTMRQTHGPSYRQIVDLSNMNRSVYVGSLGQGGNPLGEHVTDQQTLWSAGQYLPMSTDEGDWGKTRTLTLNPGR, via the coding sequence ATGAGGGGACTCGGGCGGCTGGGACGGGGCTTGTTGTGGGTGGTGCTGCTGGTGCTGATGGCGGCCTTGGGGGGGGTGGTGTGGCTGAAGGCCACCTCCAATCCCCGGGTGAGCGGGACGATGACCCTGCCGGGCCTGTCGGGGCCAGTGACGATCACGCGCGATGCCTGGGGCGTGCCGCACATCCGGGCGCAGGCGTCAGATGAGGACGCGATGTTCGCCCTGGGCCTCGTCCACTGGCAGGACCGGGCGTGGCAGATGGACTTTCAGCGCCGCGTGTCGCAGGGGCGGCTCGCCGAGGTGCTGGGTGAAGCCGCTCTTCCACAGGACCGTTTTCTGCGAACCTGGGGCTTTTACCGCGCCGCGCAGTCGGCCCTCCCCGCCCTCTCGGAACGGTCGCGCCGGATGGTGCGGGCCTACACGGCGGGCGTGAATGCCGGAATGAGCCAGGGCAAGGTCGCCCCTGAGTTCCGCATCCTGGGCTACACCCCCGAACCATGGACAGACGTGGACTCCATCGCCTGGAGCAAGCTGATGGCCTACGACCTGGGCGGCAACTACGACGACGAACTGCTGGGCACCCGCGTCCTGAAACGCCTGGGCAAGGGCGGGCTGGACGAGGTCATGCCCCCCTATCCCCAGGACGGGCCGACCATCCTCAGCCGGGACGAGCTGGGGCTGGGCGCGCGGGCCGGGGAGACGGACACGCCCCGGGCCATCCTCCCCGACGCCACCCTGAGCGCCCTGCAAGCCCACCTCGACGCCGCCCGTACCCTCGGGATGGATCGGGTGCCGGGCAAAGGGAGCAACGACTGGGTGATCGGCGGCAAACGCACCGCGAGCGGCAAGCCCATCCTGGCCGACGACCCCCACCTCGCCCTGTCCAGCCCGATGCTGTGGTATCTGGCTGACGTGCGGGGGCCGACCCTGCGCGCCATCGGCGCCTCCATCCCCGGCCTGCCCGGCATCGTGATCGGGCGCAACGACCGTCTGGCCTGGGGCGTGACGAACATGAACCCCGACGTGCAGGACCTCTACATCGAGCCTGCAACGGCCAAGCTGACCACGCGCACCGAGGTCATCAAGGTGAAGGGCGGCCGAGACGTGCGCCTCGCTGTCCGCGAGAGCGCCCACGGCCCCATCGTGAGCGACGTGGGCGCGGGCGACCTGGGGCCGCGCGTGGCGTTGAAGTGGACGGCGCTGCAACCCGGCGACACGACGTTTGACGCCTTCCTCGGCCTGAACTACGCCAGGAACTGGGGGGACTTCACGGCGGCGCTTGAGAAGTACGTCGCCCCCAGCCAGAACTTCGTGTACGCCGACGTAGACGGCAACACCGGTTACTACGCCCCCGGCCGCGTCCCCATCCGGCGGGGCTGGGACGGCTCGCTGCCCGTGCCCGGCGACGGCTCGCACGAGTGGACGGGGTACATCCCCTTCGCCCGGCTGCCCCACACCTACAACCCTGCCGATGGGCTGGTCGTCACCGCGAACAACAAGGTCGTGCCGGGCGGCTACCCCTACAATCTCGCCAACATCCGCAACTGGGCCGAGCCGTACCGCGCCGAGCGCATCACTGACCTGCTAAGCGCCCAGCCCACCGGCCTGACGCTGGACGACGTGAAGCGGGTTCAGCTCGACACGGTCAGCCTGGTGTGGCGCGACCTGAAGCCTCTGCTGCTCACGACCCGGCCCGAGGGGGACCTCAGCCGCCGCGCCCTGGAAATGCTGCGCGGCTGGGACGGCAACCAGACCACCACCAGCGTGCCCAGCACCATCTTCGAGGCGTGGCTTGCCGAACTTCAGGCGATGGCGCAGGACGAGCTGGGGGACGGCACCCGCCTGAACAGCCTGGCGGTGCGAAACCAGCTCCGGCAGGGCGGCGAGCTGTGCCGCGACGAGGCGGACGGGCAGCAGGACTGCGCGGGCGAGTTGCGCTCCAGCCTGGGACGCGCCGTGGAGAAGCTCGCCGCCCGCCTCGGCCCCAACCCAGCGGATTGGACGTACGGTAAGGTCCACACGGTCGCCAGCAACCACCGCGCCTTTGGGGGCGTAAAGGCCCTCGCCTGGCTCTTCAACCACTCCACGCCCACCAACGGCGGCACCAACACGGTCAACGTCGCCCGCCCCGACCCCGACACCATGCGGCAGACCCACGGTCCCAGCTACCGCCAGATCGTGGACCTCTCGAACATGAACCGCAGCGTGTACGTGGGCAGCCTGGGTCAGGGCGGCAACCCCCTGGGCGAGCATGTGACCGACCAGCAGACCCTCTGGTCGGCGGGCCAGTACCTCCCCATGAGCACTGACGAGGGGGACTGGGGTAAAACCCGGACGCTGACGTTGAATCCGGGGCGGTAA
- a CDS encoding MFS transporter, translated as MTSTAPNGWRTFLTLWGTQSLSVVGSALSYFAITIYLTTTLYPDPGQKASLAFALSAVALAGALPAIFGAPVAGAWADRHDRKRVMFTCDLGSALVSLALGLLVILGALPLWVLVPLVALSSFLGSFHGAAFDTSYAVLVPPERLPRANGMMQTLWTLSGLLAPGLAAFLIALPALLGQRGIEVPFLQNGTALVFLLDGLTFLVAGFVLWRLHIPTPKRTDAVPKSLLSDVGFGFRYILARRPLLWLLGTFSVANFVGAPLGVFEPLIVKFTLGPDWQARGLTFEAALALLATVGGVGGVLGGLFISSWGGLKERRVLGVLVPMILGGFALVAFAFSRNLYLSAALLGLNFFTIPVLNAHSQAIWQTQVPPEMQGRVFSVRRLIAQCTGPFATFLAGIAGGLFPPASILLVLGIAQIAFCMAQLFNPYLRRVEDRAWLEELATQRAAT; from the coding sequence ATGACCTCGACGGCACCGAACGGCTGGCGGACCTTCCTCACCCTGTGGGGTACTCAGTCCCTCAGCGTTGTGGGCAGCGCCCTGTCGTACTTCGCCATCACGATCTACCTCACGACGACGCTCTACCCGGACCCGGGGCAGAAAGCGAGCCTCGCCTTCGCGCTCTCGGCGGTGGCGCTCGCGGGGGCGCTGCCCGCCATCTTCGGCGCCCCGGTCGCGGGCGCGTGGGCCGACCGGCACGACCGCAAGCGGGTGATGTTCACCTGCGACCTGGGCAGTGCGCTCGTGAGCCTCGCGCTCGGCCTGCTCGTGATCCTGGGCGCCCTGCCGCTGTGGGTCCTCGTGCCGCTCGTCGCGCTGAGTTCATTTCTGGGCTCCTTTCACGGAGCGGCCTTCGACACGAGCTACGCGGTTCTCGTCCCGCCGGAGCGCCTGCCACGCGCCAACGGCATGATGCAGACGCTGTGGACGCTCTCCGGCCTGCTCGCGCCCGGCCTCGCCGCCTTCCTGATCGCCCTGCCCGCACTGCTGGGCCAGCGGGGCATTGAGGTGCCCTTTCTGCAAAACGGTACGGCGCTCGTCTTCCTGCTCGACGGGCTGACGTTCCTGGTGGCGGGGTTCGTGCTGTGGCGGCTGCATATCCCCACCCCGAAACGCACGGACGCCGTACCCAAAAGCCTGCTGTCGGATGTCGGCTTCGGCTTCCGGTACATCCTGGCGCGCAGGCCGCTGCTGTGGCTGCTGGGCACCTTCAGCGTCGCCAACTTTGTCGGGGCGCCCCTCGGCGTGTTCGAGCCCCTGATCGTGAAGTTCACCCTCGGGCCGGACTGGCAGGCGCGGGGCCTCACCTTCGAGGCGGCCCTCGCCCTCCTCGCCACGGTGGGGGGCGTCGGTGGCGTGCTGGGGGGACTGTTCATCTCGTCGTGGGGAGGGCTGAAAGAGCGGCGTGTCCTGGGCGTCCTCGTGCCGATGATCCTGGGGGGATTCGCCCTGGTCGCCTTCGCCTTCTCGCGCAACCTCTACCTCAGCGCGGCCCTTCTTGGCCTGAACTTCTTCACCATCCCGGTCCTGAACGCGCACTCCCAGGCGATCTGGCAGACGCAGGTGCCGCCCGAGATGCAGGGGCGCGTGTTCAGCGTGCGCCGCCTGATCGCGCAGTGTACCGGCCCCTTCGCCACCTTCCTGGCGGGCATCGCGGGCGGCCTCTTTCCCCCGGCGAGCATCCTGCTCGTCCTTGGCATTGCCCAGATCGCGTTCTGCATGGCGCAACTCTTCAACCCGTACCTGCGCCGCGTCGAGGACCGGGCGTGGCTGGAAGAACTGGCAACCCAGCGCGCCGCCACCTGA
- a CDS encoding aminoglycoside phosphotransferase family protein — MSAEPPLSHAALLRVLGSDYGLELDMVTFLPGGTAPAYRAEGPSGHFFVKVLPETAYGAEVKERISAEVPLLRALRESGVLPLVPSPLPTRSGNDLSRVEDYSLVVHEWIEASNLGADWTAALGELAPLLGRLHAGTEAIKAAVQRLPVPPEDFGLPFQEGLRRDLKLLRGSLPDARAGVRALRDLLLPYENVLQLLLERAQSFQAAARSRPHSLVVCHTDAHGGNVMRDAAGALWIIDWETARLAPPEHDLWMLHARLPEVLPAYEAAAGRSADLDPDVLGFYFCRRALEDLALDVNMILHQNTRPEQDEANLTVLERYVLPSVAQTEEELARLLTALEGR; from the coding sequence ATGAGCGCCGAACCCCCCCTCAGCCACGCGGCCCTTCTGCGGGTCCTCGGGTCGGACTACGGCCTTGAGCTGGACATGGTGACGTTCCTGCCCGGGGGGACGGCTCCCGCCTACCGGGCTGAAGGACCGAGCGGCCACTTTTTCGTCAAGGTGCTGCCGGAGACGGCCTACGGGGCCGAGGTCAAAGAGCGAATTTCCGCAGAGGTGCCGCTCCTGCGGGCGCTGCGGGAGTCGGGCGTGCTTCCCCTGGTGCCCTCTCCCCTGCCGACCCGGTCAGGAAACGATCTCTCCCGTGTGGAGGACTACTCACTCGTCGTCCACGAGTGGATCGAGGCAAGCAACCTGGGGGCGGATTGGACGGCGGCGCTGGGCGAACTCGCGCCCCTTCTCGGCCGCCTGCACGCCGGGACGGAGGCGATCAAAGCGGCTGTTCAGCGCCTGCCGGTGCCCCCGGAGGACTTCGGTCTGCCCTTCCAGGAGGGGCTGCGGCGTGACCTGAAGCTTTTGCGGGGGAGCCTACCCGATGCGAGGGCTGGCGTTCGCGCCCTCCGCGACCTCCTCCTGCCGTATGAAAACGTTCTCCAGCTTCTCCTCGAACGGGCACAATCCTTCCAGGCGGCAGCCCGCTCCCGTCCCCACTCCCTCGTCGTGTGCCACACGGACGCGCACGGCGGGAACGTGATGCGGGATGCGGCTGGCGCCCTCTGGATCATCGACTGGGAGACGGCCCGGCTCGCGCCGCCCGAGCACGACCTGTGGATGCTGCACGCGCGGTTGCCGGAAGTCCTGCCTGCCTACGAAGCGGCGGCAGGCCGAAGTGCGGACCTCGACCCCGACGTGCTGGGCTTTTACTTCTGCCGCCGTGCGCTGGAGGACCTCGCCCTGGACGTGAACATGATCCTGCACCAGAACACCCGGCCCGAGCAGGACGAGGCCAACCTCACGGTCCTGGAGCGGTACGTCCTCCCCAGCGTGGCGCAGACGGAGGAGGAGCTGGCGCGGTTGCTGACGGCCCTGGAGGGGCGCTGA
- a CDS encoding metallophosphoesterase family protein, producing the protein MIRLAVLADLHANLEATLAVHADVRRRGITELWVLGDLVGKGPRPKEVVEWTQAYATRVIQGNWDARVAGATNRPQDLWPRSKLSPEALAYLAGLPYGIEEQFGGAWWRFVHASSKGLFHRLYPHSSLAEQLDAYTPNPQFALHQYADALVYADVHETLMLDVEGRPLINTGSVGNPLDSTLPSYLVLEFDPNSPAHSATFVRLTYNRDAEIAAAEASGMPFTREYIAELLTGAYQKRRARTGE; encoded by the coding sequence ATGATCCGGCTCGCCGTTCTCGCGGACCTGCACGCCAATCTGGAGGCGACGCTGGCCGTACACGCGGACGTGCGGAGACGGGGGATTACGGAATTGTGGGTGCTGGGCGACCTGGTCGGCAAGGGGCCGCGCCCGAAGGAAGTGGTCGAATGGACCCAGGCGTACGCCACGCGCGTGATCCAGGGCAACTGGGACGCCCGGGTCGCGGGGGCCACCAACCGCCCCCAGGACCTCTGGCCGCGCTCCAAGCTCTCGCCGGAGGCGCTGGCCTACCTGGCGGGGCTTCCCTACGGCATCGAGGAGCAGTTCGGCGGGGCGTGGTGGCGATTCGTCCACGCGAGTTCCAAGGGCCTCTTTCACCGCCTGTACCCGCACTCCAGCCTGGCCGAGCAGCTCGACGCCTACACCCCCAATCCGCAGTTCGCCCTGCACCAGTATGCCGACGCCCTCGTCTACGCCGACGTCCACGAGACGCTGATGCTCGACGTGGAGGGCCGTCCCCTCATCAACACGGGGTCGGTGGGCAATCCGCTCGACAGCACGCTCCCCAGCTATCTCGTCCTGGAATTCGACCCGAACAGTCCCGCCCACAGCGCCACCTTCGTGCGCCTGACCTACAACCGCGACGCCGAGATCGCCGCCGCTGAGGCGAGCGGAATGCCCTTCACCCGCGAGTACATCGCGGAGTTATTGACCGGGGCGTACCAGAAGCGGCGGGCGCGGACGGGGGAGTAG